One part of the Arthrobacter tumbae genome encodes these proteins:
- a CDS encoding monovalent cation/H+ antiporter complex subunit F: MSVILGIVAVILGISALFAIYRVARGPSILDRVLAVDVLLAIVGGALAADMVFNGHTNSLVILVATSVVGFIASVTVARFVTDKK, translated from the coding sequence GTGAGCGTAATCCTCGGCATTGTCGCCGTGATCCTCGGCATCTCGGCGCTGTTCGCCATCTACCGGGTGGCGCGTGGTCCCTCGATCCTTGACCGGGTGCTAGCCGTTGATGTCCTTCTCGCGATCGTGGGTGGTGCGCTCGCTGCGGACATGGTGTTCAACGGACACACCAACAGCCTCGTGATCCTCGTAGCAACCTCCGTCGTCGGATTCATTGCCTCGGTGACCGTCGCCCGATTTGTCACGGATAAGAAGTGA
- a CDS encoding HNH endonuclease signature motif containing protein, with protein MAVAVLEPTTEDTSLLGGLRSDLQAFVQQYESSYLTLSPQEAAATLVEVEQLSKLVDHLQTVAARAAEDHQLATTDARDPHKNTADYLRAKIGISRTEANRRLRLGHDVLPEIPGPGAALTPPLGVLAEATSAGALSSRAATIIRNAMHRVSPAATRQELDAMEEHLVRQAVESDEDVLRALAQRWEDIIDQDGTEPTDKILRARQGVFLRGRRHGLHFMEIGATDEQYEHLITVMNTATNPRAQNTAHQGTGTTDGNLTDGGDNDAGSSPDQPTREQSLLDGLVSACRIALAGDGLPATGGHRPQVMVTINYRDLLNDLADNGHGRHSGHDGHGRHSGHDGHSVFAQQLSARSIRKLACDADILPLVLGGEGQVLDIGRTQRLFPPHLRRALVARDKGCAFPDCTTPATWCEAHHIIPWATGGTTNLSDGVLLCSWHHHQIHQGNWTVESINGIPWFTPPKYLDPHQTPKRNRYWQVEQAIHNHLARSNIGTDSNTHASTHTHTGTGERAAPP; from the coding sequence ATGGCCGTCGCAGTGCTCGAACCCACCACGGAAGACACGTCTCTCCTGGGTGGCCTGCGGTCCGACCTACAGGCCTTCGTGCAGCAGTATGAGTCGTCGTACCTGACGTTGAGTCCGCAGGAGGCCGCGGCAACCCTGGTCGAGGTCGAGCAGCTCTCCAAACTGGTCGATCACCTGCAGACCGTGGCTGCCCGTGCCGCCGAGGACCACCAGCTCGCCACCACGGACGCCCGGGACCCGCACAAGAACACCGCGGACTACCTACGGGCGAAAATCGGTATCAGCCGCACCGAAGCGAACCGCCGGCTACGGCTCGGACACGACGTCCTGCCCGAGATTCCCGGACCAGGAGCAGCGCTCACACCTCCGCTGGGTGTTCTGGCTGAAGCAACCAGTGCCGGTGCGCTCAGCAGCCGTGCCGCCACCATCATCCGCAACGCCATGCACCGCGTCTCACCCGCCGCGACCCGCCAGGAACTCGATGCCATGGAAGAGCACCTGGTCCGCCAGGCCGTCGAATCCGATGAAGACGTCCTGCGGGCCCTGGCCCAACGCTGGGAAGACATCATCGACCAGGACGGCACCGAACCCACCGACAAAATCCTCCGCGCACGCCAGGGCGTGTTCCTGCGCGGCAGACGCCACGGCCTGCACTTCATGGAAATCGGCGCCACCGACGAACAATACGAACACCTCATCACCGTCATGAACACCGCCACCAACCCCCGAGCACAAAACACCGCTCACCAGGGAACCGGCACGACCGACGGCAACCTCACCGACGGCGGCGACAACGACGCCGGCTCAAGCCCCGATCAGCCGACCCGTGAACAGAGCCTTCTCGACGGTCTCGTCTCAGCCTGCCGGATCGCACTCGCAGGTGACGGCCTCCCCGCAACCGGAGGCCACCGACCCCAAGTAATGGTCACCATCAACTACCGCGACCTCCTCAACGACCTGGCAGACAACGGACACGGGCGACACAGCGGACACGACGGACACGGACGGCACAGTGGGCACGACGGGCATTCGGTGTTCGCCCAACAGTTGAGCGCCCGCAGTATCCGTAAACTCGCGTGCGACGCAGACATCCTCCCCTTGGTGCTCGGCGGCGAAGGCCAGGTCCTGGACATCGGCCGCACCCAACGCCTCTTCCCACCCCACCTGCGACGAGCACTGGTCGCACGGGACAAAGGCTGCGCCTTCCCCGACTGCACCACTCCCGCAACCTGGTGCGAAGCCCACCACATCATCCCCTGGGCAACAGGTGGAACCACCAACCTCAGCGACGGCGTCCTGCTGTGCTCCTGGCACCACCACCAAATCCACCAAGGAAACTGGACCGTCGAATCAATCAACGGAATCCCCTGGTTCACACCACCCAAATACCTCGACCCCCACCAAACACCCAAACGCAACCGCTACTGGCAAGTAGAACAAGCCATCCACAACCACCTCGCGCGCTCTAACATCGGCACAGACTCCAACACCCACGCGAGCACCCACACCCACACGGGCACCGGTGAACGCGCGGCACCACCCTGA
- a CDS encoding Na(+)/H(+) antiporter subunit C — translation MSVNITLLVIMGALFAAGIYLLLERSLTRVLLGLIMLTNGANMLLLAGGGAAGKAPLYSADIPAEEYSDPLPQALILTSIVISFAVTAFMLGIIYRSWVLGRQDEVQDDIEDRRVASQSSFDAEDDAEVPIETTEFTPVEEAEEAPGAQRTATAKKTNKPRTGER, via the coding sequence GTGAGCGTCAACATCACGCTGCTTGTCATCATGGGTGCGCTTTTCGCCGCCGGAATCTACCTGCTGCTCGAGCGGAGCCTGACCCGGGTATTGCTCGGACTGATCATGCTCACCAACGGAGCGAACATGCTGCTTCTTGCCGGCGGCGGCGCCGCCGGCAAGGCGCCGTTGTACTCGGCGGATATTCCGGCCGAGGAATATAGCGATCCGCTTCCGCAAGCACTGATTCTCACCTCCATCGTCATCTCATTTGCTGTCACCGCCTTCATGCTCGGCATCATCTACCGCTCGTGGGTCCTTGGGCGCCAGGACGAAGTGCAGGATGACATTGAAGACCGGCGGGTGGCGTCGCAGAGCAGCTTCGACGCAGAGGACGACGCCGAGGTGCCCATTGAGACCACCGAGTTCACGCCGGTTGAGGAAGCCGAAGAAGCACCCGGTGCCCAACGAACGGCAACCGCCAAGAAAACAAACAAGCCACGGACGGGGGAGCGATGA
- a CDS encoding Na+/H+ antiporter subunit D — protein sequence MNIANLAPLAVVLPFLGAALAFLLIRHSRSQRAVSITTLCVTLLIEIFLLIDTSGKGTTAVFIGNWAAPFGITMVVDQFSALMLVVSSAVSLAVLIYATGQGMTDGDEDGPISIFHPTYLILVAGVSNAFLAGDLFNLYVGFEILLTASYVLMTLGGTTPRIRAGVTYVVVSVVSSMLFLISIGMIYAATGTINMADLALKLADIDHGTQMILHLMLLVAFGIKAAIFPLSFWLPDSYPTAPAPVTAVFAGLLTKVGVYAMVRTETLLFPGDRINTLLMVVAMLTMIVGILGALAQSDIKRMLSFTLVSHIGYMVFGLAVSTVIGLGAAVYYVAHHIIVQTSLFLVTGLIERRGGTANMDRLGGLAKISPLLALLFFVPGMNLAGIPPFSGFLGKLGLLQAGVELGTPLAYVLVGAGVLTSLLTLLVIARVWNRAFWRQPEDATHPDPILMATSADGSAVRTSRRVSGHSTGKFAGRTAVNLLPRSMVGATAGLVMLGVSLTLMGGPLFALSDQAAQQMLERTPYIDAVLGEGATEAAGATP from the coding sequence ATGAACATAGCGAACCTTGCGCCCCTCGCGGTCGTTCTTCCGTTCCTCGGGGCAGCGCTGGCGTTCCTGCTTATTCGGCATTCCCGTTCCCAACGGGCTGTCAGTATCACAACACTGTGTGTGACGCTCCTGATCGAGATCTTCCTGCTCATCGACACCAGCGGGAAGGGCACCACGGCAGTCTTCATCGGCAACTGGGCCGCGCCGTTCGGAATCACGATGGTGGTGGACCAGTTCTCCGCCCTGATGCTCGTGGTCTCCTCAGCGGTCAGCCTCGCCGTGCTGATCTACGCCACCGGCCAGGGTATGACAGACGGGGACGAAGACGGTCCGATTTCGATCTTCCACCCCACCTACCTCATCCTGGTGGCAGGAGTCTCCAACGCGTTCCTTGCCGGAGACCTGTTCAATCTATACGTGGGATTCGAAATCCTGCTTACCGCGAGTTACGTCCTCATGACCCTCGGAGGCACCACGCCGCGCATTCGTGCAGGGGTGACCTACGTCGTCGTCAGTGTGGTTTCCTCGATGCTTTTCCTTATCAGCATCGGGATGATCTATGCGGCTACCGGAACCATCAATATGGCGGATCTGGCACTGAAGCTTGCCGATATTGACCACGGGACACAGATGATCCTGCATTTGATGCTGCTGGTCGCTTTCGGCATCAAGGCTGCAATCTTCCCGTTGTCCTTCTGGCTGCCCGACTCCTATCCGACTGCCCCTGCGCCCGTAACCGCGGTGTTCGCGGGCCTGCTGACCAAGGTTGGCGTGTACGCGATGGTCCGGACCGAGACGCTCCTGTTCCCCGGAGACCGCATCAACACGCTGCTCATGGTCGTCGCGATGCTCACCATGATCGTTGGAATCCTCGGTGCGCTGGCGCAGTCGGACATCAAACGTATGCTCTCCTTCACGCTGGTCAGCCACATCGGCTACATGGTCTTCGGGCTCGCTGTCTCGACCGTGATCGGCCTGGGGGCGGCGGTCTACTATGTCGCTCACCACATCATCGTGCAGACCAGTCTGTTCCTCGTGACCGGTCTGATCGAACGCCGTGGCGGGACGGCCAACATGGACCGGCTCGGCGGGCTGGCGAAAATCTCCCCGTTGCTGGCTCTGCTGTTCTTTGTTCCGGGTATGAACCTGGCCGGCATTCCGCCGTTCTCCGGTTTCCTTGGGAAGCTGGGACTGCTGCAGGCCGGTGTGGAACTCGGAACGCCGCTGGCCTACGTGCTGGTGGGAGCCGGAGTGCTGACAAGTCTGCTGACCCTGCTGGTGATCGCGCGGGTGTGGAACCGTGCCTTCTGGCGCCAGCCGGAGGACGCAACCCACCCCGATCCCATCCTGATGGCAACGTCAGCCGACGGCTCAGCCGTTCGAACCTCACGGCGGGTTTCAGGGCACAGTACCGGAAAGTTCGCGGGCAGGACTGCGGTGAACCTGTTGCCCCGGAGCATGGTGGGGGCAACTGCCGGGCTGGTGATGCTGGGCGTCAGCCTGACCCTCATGGGGGGTCCGCTTTTTGCCCTCAGTGACCAGGCTGCACAGCAGATGCTCGAGCGGACACCCTACATCGACGCTGTCCTTGGCGAGGGCGCTACCGAAGCGGCAGGAGCAACGCCATGA
- the mnhG gene encoding monovalent cation/H(+) antiporter subunit G, translating into MDTALDILTAVLLLGGALMSLAAAVGLLRFPDLLSRMHAATKPQVLGLLLFLLAIAVQQRSWAVVPVLIVCWIFQLLTAPVSAHMVGRAGYRTKHLRKDLLSMDDLDDVVEHAATRRREAGDRASNE; encoded by the coding sequence ATGGATACTGCCCTGGATATCCTGACCGCCGTTTTGCTCCTGGGCGGAGCGCTCATGTCGCTGGCTGCCGCCGTCGGACTGTTGCGTTTTCCGGACCTGCTCAGCAGGATGCACGCGGCAACCAAGCCCCAGGTTCTGGGACTGTTGCTCTTCCTGTTGGCCATCGCGGTGCAGCAGCGTTCGTGGGCAGTGGTGCCCGTCCTGATCGTCTGCTGGATCTTCCAGTTGCTGACTGCGCCCGTGTCGGCGCACATGGTGGGCCGCGCGGGCTACCGCACCAAGCACCTGCGCAAGGATCTGCTCAGCATGGATGACCTTGACGATGTCGTGGAACACGCGGCCACACGTCGCCGTGAGGCCGGGGACCGTGCGTCCAATGAGTGA
- the kynA gene encoding tryptophan 2,3-dioxygenase, whose amino-acid sequence MSVERNTRNLEAGIEKDFSGKMSYGSYLALDSILSAQHPVSRPEHHDEMLFIIQHQTSELWLKLVLHELSAVRTYLRADDLRAAMKGIARIKHIQRSLTEQWSVLATLTPSEYAEFRGALQSASGFQSYQYRAVEFLLGNKNAGMLQVFESDAEAFELLSRLLQETSIYDEFISYLSRRGYGIPAELLERDVTRAHEFSRGLVQVYKEVYEDAAGHWDVYEACEELVDLEDNFQLWRFRHLKTVERTIGHKTGTGGSSGVGFLQKALELTFFPELFAVRTEIGR is encoded by the coding sequence ATGAGCGTGGAGCGGAACACCCGGAACCTTGAAGCAGGCATCGAGAAGGATTTCTCCGGAAAGATGAGCTACGGGTCCTACCTCGCACTGGACTCCATCCTGTCCGCGCAGCATCCTGTCAGCAGGCCCGAACACCATGACGAAATGTTGTTCATCATCCAGCACCAGACCTCCGAGCTGTGGCTGAAGCTCGTCCTCCATGAGCTGAGTGCGGTCCGCACTTACCTGCGCGCGGATGATCTGCGGGCGGCCATGAAGGGCATAGCCCGCATCAAGCACATTCAGCGCTCGCTGACCGAGCAGTGGTCGGTGCTGGCGACGCTCACGCCGTCGGAATATGCGGAGTTCCGCGGTGCGCTCCAGTCGGCCAGCGGCTTCCAGTCCTACCAGTACCGTGCCGTCGAGTTCCTGCTTGGCAACAAGAACGCGGGCATGCTTCAGGTCTTCGAGAGTGACGCTGAGGCCTTCGAACTCCTGTCCCGGCTCCTGCAGGAAACCAGCATCTACGACGAGTTCATCTCCTACCTCTCGCGTCGCGGCTACGGCATCCCCGCGGAACTGCTTGAACGGGACGTAACACGTGCCCACGAGTTCAGCCGCGGGCTGGTCCAGGTCTACAAGGAGGTGTACGAGGACGCTGCCGGCCACTGGGACGTCTACGAGGCGTGCGAGGAGCTCGTGGACCTGGAGGACAACTTCCAGCTGTGGCGGTTCAGGCACCTGAAAACGGTTGAGCGGACCATAGGCCACAAAACGGGAACCGGAGGGTCCAGCGGGGTCGGGTTCCTGCAGAAGGCGCTGGAGCTGACGTTCTTTCCCGAGCTGTTCGCCGTCAGGACCGAGATCGGGCGCTGA
- a CDS encoding Na+/H+ antiporter subunit E produces MSRQKIPLRVELPLLVWLVIVWGALWQDFSLGNMVFGAIIAFAVANLLYLPPVELSGRFNVFYAAGFAGRFLHQLVLASFQVFWLALTRGPRLKNAVVAVRLRSPSDLLVTATGHVLSLIPGSLVVEVDRSTSTLYLHCLNVATSDDAEKVRQNARRTEEWLIRVMGTRDDLALLDTDAPHHLDGRGHP; encoded by the coding sequence ATGTCCAGACAGAAAATTCCGCTGCGGGTGGAGCTGCCGCTGCTGGTCTGGCTCGTTATCGTGTGGGGCGCGCTCTGGCAGGACTTTAGCCTGGGAAACATGGTCTTCGGAGCGATCATCGCCTTCGCAGTCGCCAACCTGCTCTATCTTCCGCCTGTTGAGCTCAGCGGCCGGTTCAATGTGTTCTACGCCGCGGGATTCGCCGGGAGGTTCCTCCACCAGTTGGTGCTGGCCAGCTTCCAGGTATTCTGGCTGGCGCTCACGCGCGGGCCACGGTTGAAGAACGCGGTTGTCGCAGTGCGTCTGCGCAGTCCGTCTGACCTGTTGGTAACCGCCACCGGGCATGTCCTTTCGCTGATCCCGGGATCGCTCGTAGTGGAGGTGGACCGTTCCACATCCACGCTCTACCTGCACTGTTTGAATGTCGCCACCAGCGACGACGCGGAGAAGGTGCGCCAGAACGCCCGGCGCACCGAGGAATGGCTCATCCGCGTCATGGGGACCCGGGATGATCTCGCGCTGCTGGACACTGACGCTCCGCACCACCTCGACGGAAGGGGACACCCGTGA
- a CDS encoding Na+/H+ antiporter subunit A, with the protein MLPVLIALFAVAAIAPLIFRLMGRSAFYLLAAVPAAGFVWLLATFGDYINADQTSGNGQPNAPPSVVVPWIPQLQLELAFRMDALAAVLSILVLGVGSLVLFYCARYFKQDDANIGPFGAQLLAFAGAMFGLVIADDLILLFIFWELTTVLSYLLIGYSRHRLSARRAALQALIVTTLGGLAMLVGLIILGQSAGTYRLSDILARADSLTGPAVETAIVLILVGALSKSALVPFHFWLPSAMAAPTPVSAYLHAAAMVKAGIYLIARFAPGFSDTLLWPPIVLSLGLATMIFGGWRALRQHDLKLLLAYGTVSQLGFLTIVVGLGGQEAALAGLGLLLAHGFFKATLFLVVGIIDHQSGTRDIRKLCGIGRSAPVLAAVAVVAAASMAGIPPLLGFVAKESVFEAFVHRAEEGPVGVVMLIGIVLGSMLTFAYSARFIWGGFARKSSAPTPFKRVEPSFLFAPALLAVASVVFGLWPAPLDSAVQPYLSTFPAVGETPHLLLWHGVTPALFLSLLSIAGGLALFLLRERFERLQTRFAPDIDAERNYKAVIGVLDDVAVWLTGRTQRGSLAFYLFVILTMAIVTPLSALIFFDAPVPQDWYLADSPAQLIAGVAIILAAIAALRATKRFMAVIMVGVTGYGIALIFALQGAPDLALTQLLVETIVLVAFVLALRSLPARLWQRAPGRKYRVLRAVLGISFGAVMVAIAMSAMASRVAEPISLSFPSLAYDDGGGANIVNVTLVDIRAWDTFGEISVLAIAATGVASLIFIRGRGDGRVRADGVKSGTVGRGKEPIDAYGREAAALELAKKFASSVNDAWLVAGRTLAPERRSIIFEVVTRLLFHSVIIFSIYLLLAGHNLPGGGFAGGLMAGLALTIRYLAGGRFELAEATPVSAGLLLGGGLATAALTAIVPVFLGGEVFQSAIIEATWPVFGDIKFVTSTIFDIGVYMVVVGLVLDVLRSLGSEIDERSEGVTATIDAGTPEQTKTPEQAKNRDPEEEVAQ; encoded by the coding sequence GTGCTACCCGTGCTCATCGCCCTCTTCGCGGTGGCCGCAATAGCGCCCTTGATCTTCCGCCTGATGGGCCGATCGGCCTTCTACCTCCTTGCCGCGGTTCCGGCGGCCGGATTCGTATGGCTGCTTGCGACCTTCGGCGATTACATCAACGCAGACCAGACCAGCGGCAACGGCCAACCCAACGCACCGCCGTCCGTCGTCGTTCCCTGGATTCCCCAGCTTCAGCTGGAACTGGCCTTCCGCATGGACGCGCTGGCCGCGGTGCTCAGCATCCTTGTTCTGGGCGTCGGATCCCTGGTGCTGTTCTATTGCGCACGCTATTTCAAGCAGGACGACGCCAACATCGGCCCGTTCGGAGCCCAGTTGCTCGCCTTCGCGGGCGCCATGTTCGGTCTGGTCATCGCCGATGACCTGATCCTCCTGTTCATCTTCTGGGAACTCACCACTGTTCTGTCCTACCTGCTGATCGGATACTCGAGGCATCGCCTCTCAGCCAGGCGTGCGGCGCTGCAGGCGCTCATTGTGACTACGCTCGGCGGCCTGGCCATGCTCGTTGGCCTCATCATTCTGGGGCAGTCAGCCGGCACTTACCGGCTCTCGGACATCCTTGCGCGTGCAGATTCCCTCACCGGCCCTGCAGTGGAGACGGCGATCGTCCTGATCCTTGTCGGTGCGCTCTCCAAGTCCGCACTTGTGCCGTTCCACTTCTGGCTTCCCAGTGCCATGGCAGCGCCGACGCCGGTCAGCGCGTACCTGCACGCTGCCGCGATGGTGAAAGCCGGCATCTACCTGATCGCCCGGTTTGCGCCCGGTTTCTCGGACACCCTGCTCTGGCCACCGATCGTCCTGAGCCTCGGTCTCGCAACAATGATCTTCGGCGGGTGGCGCGCCCTGCGCCAGCATGACCTGAAGCTGCTCCTCGCCTACGGCACCGTGAGCCAGCTGGGGTTCCTGACGATCGTTGTGGGCCTGGGCGGGCAGGAGGCAGCGCTTGCGGGACTGGGGCTCCTGCTGGCCCACGGGTTCTTCAAGGCGACGCTGTTTCTGGTGGTCGGCATCATCGACCACCAGTCGGGTACCCGTGACATCCGCAAGCTGTGCGGGATCGGCCGGTCCGCACCGGTGCTGGCCGCCGTCGCCGTTGTTGCTGCCGCCTCGATGGCCGGGATCCCCCCGCTGTTGGGTTTCGTGGCCAAGGAATCCGTCTTTGAGGCTTTTGTCCACCGGGCGGAGGAGGGCCCGGTGGGCGTGGTGATGCTCATCGGGATCGTCCTGGGCTCCATGCTGACCTTCGCGTACAGCGCCCGCTTCATCTGGGGTGGTTTCGCACGGAAGTCCTCGGCCCCGACACCGTTCAAACGGGTTGAGCCGTCCTTCCTGTTCGCTCCCGCGCTGCTGGCCGTTGCATCCGTCGTGTTCGGCCTGTGGCCGGCGCCGCTCGACTCGGCGGTCCAGCCGTATCTCAGCACCTTCCCGGCGGTCGGGGAGACTCCCCACCTGCTGCTCTGGCACGGTGTCACTCCGGCGCTGTTCCTGTCCCTGCTATCGATCGCGGGCGGGCTGGCGCTGTTCCTGCTGCGCGAGCGCTTCGAACGGCTGCAGACCAGATTCGCCCCGGATATCGACGCCGAGCGGAACTACAAGGCGGTCATCGGTGTTCTCGATGACGTGGCGGTCTGGCTCACGGGCCGCACCCAGCGGGGTTCGCTGGCGTTCTACCTGTTTGTCATCCTTACGATGGCGATCGTGACGCCGCTGAGCGCTCTAATCTTCTTCGACGCACCTGTGCCGCAGGACTGGTACCTGGCGGACTCGCCCGCCCAGCTCATTGCCGGCGTCGCCATCATCCTTGCCGCCATCGCGGCGCTTCGCGCCACCAAGCGGTTCATGGCGGTCATCATGGTCGGCGTCACCGGCTACGGGATCGCGCTGATCTTCGCGCTTCAGGGCGCGCCGGACCTGGCACTGACCCAACTGCTGGTCGAGACGATCGTGCTGGTTGCCTTCGTGCTCGCGTTGCGATCCCTCCCAGCGCGTCTGTGGCAACGCGCACCGGGACGTAAATACCGGGTGCTCCGCGCAGTGCTTGGTATCTCCTTTGGTGCGGTGATGGTCGCCATCGCGATGTCGGCGATGGCTTCCCGGGTAGCGGAGCCCATCTCGCTGAGCTTCCCCTCGCTGGCTTACGACGACGGCGGAGGCGCCAACATCGTCAACGTCACCCTCGTGGACATCCGGGCATGGGACACCTTCGGCGAAATCAGCGTGCTCGCCATCGCTGCCACCGGCGTGGCAAGCCTGATTTTCATCCGTGGCCGCGGTGACGGACGTGTGCGTGCGGACGGAGTCAAGAGCGGGACTGTCGGGCGCGGCAAGGAACCGATCGATGCGTACGGCAGGGAGGCCGCTGCCCTTGAGCTCGCCAAGAAGTTCGCGAGCTCGGTGAACGATGCGTGGCTGGTTGCGGGCCGGACCCTTGCACCTGAGCGCCGCTCCATCATCTTCGAGGTGGTCACCCGCCTGCTTTTCCACTCGGTGATCATCTTCTCGATCTATCTTCTGCTCGCCGGGCATAACCTTCCGGGCGGCGGGTTTGCCGGTGGACTGATGGCAGGACTGGCCCTGACCATCCGATACCTTGCCGGTGGCCGCTTCGAACTCGCGGAGGCCACCCCCGTCAGTGCCGGCCTGCTCCTCGGCGGGGGCCTCGCAACGGCGGCCCTGACGGCGATCGTGCCGGTGTTCCTCGGCGGCGAAGTCTTTCAGAGCGCAATCATCGAGGCAACCTGGCCGGTGTTCGGAGACATCAAGTTCGTGACGTCGACCATCTTCGACATCGGCGTCTACATGGTGGTGGTGGGGCTGGTGCTCGACGTGCTGCGTAGCCTCGGCTCCGAGATCGACGAACGTAGCGAAGGGGTTACCGCAACCATCGATGCCGGAACGCCGGAGCAGACCAAGACGCCGGAGCAGGCAAAGAACAGGGATCCGGAAGAAGAGGTGGCTCAGTGA
- the dcd gene encoding dCTP deaminase, producing MLISDRDIRTEIAAERILLDPYDPAMVQPSSVDVRIDRFFRLFDNHKYAHIDPAENQPDLTRLVEVAPDEPFILHPGEFVLGSTYERVTLPDDIAARLEGKSSLGRLGLLTHSTAGFIDPGFSGHVTLELSNMATLPIKLWPGSKIGQLCFFKLTSPAEHSYGSGQYGNRYQGQRGPTASRSHLNFHRTEIAEGTPSR from the coding sequence GTGCTGATCTCAGACCGCGACATCCGAACCGAAATTGCCGCCGAGCGCATCCTCCTCGACCCCTATGATCCCGCGATGGTTCAGCCGTCGAGCGTGGACGTCCGCATCGACCGGTTCTTCCGGCTCTTCGACAACCACAAGTACGCGCACATCGACCCAGCCGAGAACCAGCCGGACCTGACCCGCCTGGTGGAGGTCGCTCCGGACGAGCCGTTCATCCTGCATCCGGGGGAGTTCGTCCTCGGTTCCACTTATGAGCGGGTTACGCTCCCTGACGACATTGCGGCGCGCCTGGAGGGCAAATCCTCGCTCGGGCGTCTGGGCCTCCTCACCCACTCGACGGCTGGCTTCATCGATCCCGGCTTCTCCGGCCACGTCACGCTTGAGCTGTCCAACATGGCAACCCTGCCGATCAAGCTGTGGCCGGGCTCCAAAATCGGCCAGCTCTGCTTCTTCAAGCTCACCTCGCCGGCGGAGCACTCCTACGGTTCAGGGCAATATGGCAACCGCTATCAGGGCCAGCGGGGCCCGACGGCGTCGCGCAGCCACCTGAACTTCCACCGCACCGAGATCGCCGAGGGCACCCCTTCCCGCTGA
- a CDS encoding MFS transporter, whose protein sequence is MSTDPQQPPGRLLSKPVLAWASWDWGSAAFNAVMTTFVFTVYLTSDAFGGETYASEVLGWGLAVAGLLIALLAPVTGQRSDVGGRRKLWLGVNSLAVAALTALCFFVFPRPELLILGVALIAAANIFFEFAGVNYNAMLAQISTPSSVGRVSGFGWAMGYVGGIVALVIVLVAFVQPVFEWFGSSTEGALNIRLVAVFSALWFLAFALPVMFAVPEVPRQRHADRLSFLASYGLLFRRIKAIYRTSPHTIYFLLASAIFRDGLAAVFTFGGIIAAGTFGFELSEVILFAIVGNVIAAVGAVIGGYFDDRVGPKLVIIVSLIGLLVAGTAVMVLGAEDQQMFGLNWSGDTTFWIFGLLLTLFVGPAQASSRAYLARLSPRGEEGEMFGLYATTGRAVSFLAPALFSLFIGVFGEQRFGIIGILVVLLAGLLVLLPVKPPAQVTPAVVPAP, encoded by the coding sequence ATGAGCACGGACCCCCAACAGCCCCCTGGCCGACTCCTATCCAAACCCGTGCTTGCGTGGGCATCGTGGGACTGGGGCTCAGCGGCTTTCAACGCAGTCATGACCACCTTCGTTTTCACGGTGTACCTGACCTCCGACGCCTTCGGCGGAGAGACCTACGCATCCGAGGTTCTCGGCTGGGGTCTCGCAGTTGCCGGCCTGCTCATTGCGCTCCTCGCTCCGGTGACCGGCCAACGGTCGGATGTTGGCGGCCGCCGCAAACTGTGGCTGGGCGTAAACAGCCTGGCCGTCGCGGCGCTGACCGCCCTGTGTTTCTTCGTGTTCCCGCGCCCTGAACTGCTCATTCTCGGCGTTGCGCTGATTGCTGCCGCGAACATCTTCTTCGAGTTCGCCGGGGTCAATTACAACGCCATGCTCGCGCAGATTTCCACCCCCTCCAGCGTGGGACGGGTCAGCGGATTCGGTTGGGCAATGGGGTACGTGGGCGGCATCGTGGCCCTGGTGATCGTTCTGGTCGCTTTTGTCCAGCCGGTCTTCGAATGGTTCGGGTCCAGCACCGAGGGCGCATTGAATATCCGGCTGGTCGCCGTCTTCTCCGCGCTCTGGTTCCTCGCCTTCGCACTCCCGGTGATGTTTGCGGTCCCCGAAGTCCCCCGGCAGCGCCATGCCGACCGTCTGAGTTTCCTCGCCTCCTATGGATTGCTCTTCCGGCGGATCAAGGCGATTTACCGGACCAGCCCGCACACCATCTACTTCCTGCTCGCGAGCGCCATTTTCCGTGACGGTTTGGCGGCGGTGTTCACTTTCGGCGGCATCATCGCTGCCGGAACATTCGGTTTCGAGCTCAGCGAGGTGATCCTGTTCGCCATCGTGGGCAACGTCATCGCTGCCGTCGGCGCAGTGATCGGCGGCTACTTCGATGACCGCGTCGGCCCCAAACTGGTCATCATCGTGTCGCTGATCGGTCTTCTGGTCGCGGGCACCGCCGTGATGGTCCTTGGAGCGGAGGACCAGCAGATGTTCGGCCTGAACTGGAGCGGTGATACTACGTTCTGGATCTTCGGACTCCTGCTCACCCTCTTCGTGGGTCCGGCACAGGCTTCTTCCCGGGCCTACCTCGCACGCCTCTCACCGCGGGGTGAGGAGGGCGAGATGTTCGGGCTGTATGCGACCACCGGCCGTGCGGTCAGCTTCCTGGCTCCAGCGCTTTTCTCACTCTTTATCGGAGTGTTCGGGGAACAGCGGTTCGGCATCATCGGGATTCTGGTGGTGCTGCTGGCCGGCCTGCTGGTGCTGCTCCCGGTGAAGCCGCCTGCACAGGTGACTCCCGCCGTCGTTCCTGCGCCGTAG